From the Thermodesulfobacteriota bacterium genome, the window CGCGGCTTTAACCGAACTCATGGAAACATTTAGTGGGGTTCTGGGGGCTCATTTAAAGGGGAATATGGCTATTTCAGAGTACGACTTTGGGGAACCCACCATCGTCCAACACAATAGTCAAGCGGATAAAAGAGATGCAAACGCGAGAGTGTCTCGAGAACGGCAGAACGGCAATGATTTAATAACTGCATTTTTGCCGCTCTGGAACTGGCCAGTTTTGACCATTATTATAGCGGTAGCCTACTTTAAATATTACAGTTTTTGGGTGGAGGCGTTTTTTGGTGAATAAGAAGCATATCAGGCTAGCATCGGCGAGAGACGTACACAAACTCCTATCAAAGATGATAAACGAACGAAGGCGAGGAGAGATAGGATCAACAGAGTGTCGTGACATTGGATATCTCGCTAAGATACTTTTGGACAGTATAGAAGCAGGGGAAGTAGAGGAGCGGCTCGCGGAGATAGAGAAGAAGTTGGAGGAGAAGGAACATGAGTGCGAAGGCTAAAGTGAAAGCTCTGGAAAAGAAGTTGAAGAAAATCAAGGAAGCAGAGGACGAGCTAGAAGTTAGCATCGAGCCTGTTGTCTGCAATTGTCCCATAAAAGACGAGGAGGATTGGGAGAGTGAATGTCCGGCCTTTCACGGCGGGACCTGCAAAAGTATTTCAACAGGCTAAAATGTAGTGCGGGGCCGAAAAGCGATTTTAAGGTCTTTTTATTGCGAGTCTTTAGTTGGGTTTTCTTCGATAGAGAAAAGGCCACATTGTTTAAGTTAGAGGGCCAATTCGGGCCACGAAATAAAATCTATATATTTTGTATTTTATATAACGGTTATATCTATCAAAATATTGTCGAGTTTTAATCTAATCATATTGAATCTGTACGCACGAAGGGCAGTAAGGTCGGTCCCATTTGGCGTTTAATTTATAGAAAATCATGCTACGTGAAACAAATCCTTAGTAAAATAGTCTTTAAAATAATCCGTAAATGTCATTTCTCTTTAGTTTTGCCGGTAGCAATGTCCAATTTCTGGATTAAAAATGCTTTTTCCTGAAATATTTAACACTGATCTTGCACCTGTTATATCATGTGTTATAATTCAATTCTACTTCTTGGCTACAGGCTAGCAGCAAAACTGGAGGATCTACCTTGTGGATCGAACAGTACAATTTTGTGATACTTATCAAGGAGGTCCGTATACAGCTTGACCTTAGCCAAGAGAATCTCGCGAGGGAGATCGGGGTAAGCTATGCCACGGTCAACCGGTGGGAAAATGGGCGGTTTCTGCCATCCAGAATGGCATTGAGATTTGTTGAAACCTATTGCGATAAAATGATCGAATTGGGAAGACTACAACTGCCTGAAAATCTATAAAGGAGTTTTTATAAACTCACCTAAAGCCAATAAATGAGCTGACATTTTGTGATTCTGGGAATTTCGTGGAAATGAAACGGGATACTCTGGAACAGGCTCGTGACAGCCTCTTTATTGATAAAATTCAAAGTACATTCAAGGCAGCCGACGCCGATTTACTTAACCAAGCGTACACCTTTTCTCAGGAAAAGTCATGTGGTGATAATTTAACGGGTTATAGGGCAGCCAACCTGCTTTTTGAACAAAGCGCAGACGCGATCACAATCGCCAGCGCCCTGCTTGCACCCCTTATATGGCAAGACCTGATTGATGCCGCTTTTGTCCGGGAGCGATACGGTCCCGACGTCGCCATAGCTGTTGAAGATCTGCATGGTGCATTTTTCCCACCTTTAGATGCCCAGCCTGTAGATGTGAACGCTTTATTGGCCTCCATGACTGGCGTCCCGCGAAAAGCCATTTTATACATTACATTTCGATTGTTGGGTTTGGAATGCAACACCGATGTATCCGACCCAACCGTCCGGAAAATGGCACAAGAGACCATAGACTTTTTGGTGCCTATAGCCGATCGTTTGAGCCTAGGGAATTTACGGCACTGTTTGGAAGACGCATGTTTCCGCATACTAGATCCAAATGGATATGGAGAACTACAGGATCTTGTTAAGCCAATCCAGTTGGAAGACGAGAAGTGTCTTGGAATTCTTCTGACCGGCGTAAAACAGCTTCTAGTAAATAACGGCGTAAGGGGCAAGGTTGAGGGACGTACCAAGAGTCTGTATGGCATACATTCCAAAATGGCACGCACAGGAAAGAGCTTGGACGAAATCATGGACCGTATTGGTATACGGGTCATCGTCACTTCAGTTCCGGAATGCTATACAGTACTGGGTATTGTGCATTCGCACTTCAAGCCTATTCCCGGCACTTTTGATGATTACATAGGACTACCAAAAAACAATGGATATCAATCCCTTCACACCTGCATTTATCCCGTACGAGAAATCTCTCACAAGCCCATCGAGTTTCAGATACGCACCGAGTTGATGCACCGGGATGCCGAGCATGGAACGGCAGCGCATTGGCGTTACAAAAGCAAAGCAGACACAGCAACGTGCAATCAACAGCAAATGCAATGGATGGAAGGACTTATCCGTCAGCACCAGGAAGCAAACAGCATCGAAGCATTTATCGAGAGGCTGCATAGACAGGTATTCCGAGATCGTTTGATAGTTTTCGGAAATGGGGGGCGAATTGTTCGCCTGGCAGAAAACTCTACAGTGAGGGATTACCTCAAAATCATTAATGCTCCGGCCCCGCAAGATATGAAGGTGAAAGTTAATGGTCGAGTAGAAACCATAGAATACACTCTTCGGGATGGGGACTCCATAGAAGTGCCTGTGAACAGTTCAACGACAAGTTCTGATTTTAATGCTTATACAATGCATAACCCCTTTTTCGTTGCTGAAAAACAACTCTCTATTAACACAATGGTTAACGACGAGAATTCATCAGCAGAGACTATGGCATGTGACGAATAGCAGGAGAATCGATATGCTCGAATCAGGTAACCATTCTTCCTATCCACACAAAATAGCTATAATCGGAAACTATTTGCCACGCAAATGCGGTATTGCGACATTCACAACCGATTTGCTGACCAGTCTTATACAAGAAAATCCGACTGGCGAATGTTGGGCAGTGGTAATGAACGATACCCACGAAGGATACAGATATCCGGCACAAGTGCGTTTCGAAATTAACCAGCTTGTCTTGCCGGAATATCGGCTTGCAGCCGATTTCTTAAACACGAATCGCGTAGAAGTGGTTTGTCTCCAACATGAATTCGGGATTTTTGGTGGTGAGTGCGGTGCACATGTATTAGAGTTGCTTGGCAATCTGCGTATGCCAGTAGTTACCACACTGCACACAGTACTACGATCCCCTTCAGCTGCACAACTGACTGTTGTGAAGCGTATCGCGCAACTTTCAGATCGCTTGGTGGTTATGAGCCATCGAGCTCGTGAAATACTTCAGAATGTGTATGGAATCACTCGTGCAAAGATCGCACTTGTTCACCATGGCATCCCCGATGTGCCATTCGTTGATCCAAACTACTATAAAGATCAATATGGTGTAGAGGGGCGAAAGGTCATCTTGACATTCGGACTGCTTTCTCCCGGCAAGGGCATTGAAACCATGATCGATGCTCTGCCTGCTGTCGCGGCGCGC encodes:
- a CDS encoding helix-turn-helix transcriptional regulator, with amino-acid sequence MWIEQYNFVILIKEVRIQLDLSQENLAREIGVSYATVNRWENGRFLPSRMALRFVETYCDKMIELGRLQLPENL